A single genomic interval of Nocardioides nitrophenolicus harbors:
- a CDS encoding DUF5994 family protein, whose amino-acid sequence MVKHPGRSRLDGGWWPRSHNLVVELADLVDHFPARFGKVGWVSASRPDWAVAPTRVAVADGYVKVDWRPQADDHVVRLKTAERAVFYLLVVPPDFTDDQGAEALLAASTHGNKHCAADILDLVTEHPDVDPADRWTDNGATWWGPHAVAPSFRPAKSGG is encoded by the coding sequence ATGGTGAAGCACCCCGGACGAAGCCGTCTGGATGGCGGGTGGTGGCCTCGTAGCCACAACCTGGTGGTCGAGTTGGCCGACCTGGTCGACCACTTCCCGGCGCGGTTCGGCAAGGTGGGGTGGGTCTCGGCGTCCCGCCCGGATTGGGCCGTGGCACCGACGCGTGTCGCGGTCGCCGATGGCTATGTGAAAGTGGATTGGCGTCCCCAAGCCGACGATCACGTCGTGAGGCTCAAGACAGCAGAGCGAGCCGTGTTCTACCTGCTCGTGGTCCCGCCCGACTTCACCGATGACCAGGGCGCGGAAGCTCTGCTGGCCGCGTCGACGCACGGAAACAAACATTGCGCTGCGGACATTCTTGACCTTGTCACAGAACATCCCGATGTCGATCCTGCTGACCGTTGGACCGACAATGGCGCGACATGGTGGGGGCCCCACGCCGTGGCACCGTCGTTCCGCCCAGCAAAGTCAGGAGGGTAG
- a CDS encoding GAF and ANTAR domain-containing protein, with product MTSEQRLARVFVELADTLVDEFDTLDFLATLTERSVELLNADAAGVILADARGVLHVVASTSDRAQLLELLELQNDEGPCLDCLQSARPVVNVGGGESQERWPRFSTALAEVGFASAHAIPLRLRDSVVGAMNLFCAADSHLSEDDVAMGQALADIATIGLLQERAVRQSGLIAEQLQTALDNRVLIEQAKGVLMASAEIDVDQAFRLMRDYSRRNNHPVKDVARQVVNRTLSVEHLRRS from the coding sequence ATGACAAGTGAGCAAAGGCTGGCGCGGGTCTTCGTCGAGCTCGCCGACACCCTCGTCGATGAGTTCGACACGCTTGACTTCCTCGCCACGCTGACCGAGCGGAGCGTCGAGTTGCTCAATGCCGATGCCGCCGGCGTGATCCTTGCCGACGCCCGCGGCGTCCTGCACGTGGTCGCCTCCACGAGCGACCGGGCCCAGCTCCTCGAGCTCCTCGAACTGCAAAACGACGAGGGCCCGTGCCTCGACTGCCTCCAGAGCGCGCGTCCGGTCGTGAACGTGGGCGGTGGCGAGTCCCAGGAGCGGTGGCCGCGGTTCAGCACTGCCCTCGCCGAGGTCGGCTTCGCGTCAGCCCATGCGATTCCCCTGCGCCTACGCGATTCCGTGGTCGGTGCGATGAACCTGTTCTGCGCGGCCGACTCCCACCTGAGCGAGGACGACGTCGCGATGGGCCAAGCGCTCGCCGACATCGCGACCATCGGGCTCCTCCAGGAGCGCGCCGTCCGCCAGTCCGGGCTCATCGCCGAGCAACTCCAGACCGCACTCGACAACAGGGTCCTGATCGAGCAGGCCAAGGGAGTGCTCATGGCAAGCGCCGAGATCGACGTCGACCAAGCATTCCGGTTGATGCGCGACTACAGCCGCCGCAACAACCACCCGGTCAAGGACGTCGCCCGCCAGGTCGTGAACCGCACCTTGAGCGTGGAGCACCTACGCCGCTCCTGA
- a CDS encoding GAF and ANTAR domain-containing protein: protein MTTTTQILAAIRARHRDGKPLTDQLCIDCAQSLRLAGVGMTLMNAAGHQAVVGTSGAVASRLEEIQFDLGEGPSLDASRCDRTVGSDDLGDELKDGVLLRWPAFAPAALAAGINAVTAVPLSVGGVRLGSLSMYRSAPGRFDVQQQTAAQAYGGAAVVVLLHLQDRTPSVDLTRDTLHPDLGAPVAHRAEIHQATGFLSVKASVGMTEALLLLRAHAFAADRSLLDVARDVLAGRLRIHPEESEDD from the coding sequence GTGACGACGACGACGCAGATCCTCGCGGCCATCAGAGCGCGGCACCGCGACGGAAAGCCACTGACCGACCAGCTGTGCATCGACTGCGCACAGTCACTCAGGCTGGCCGGTGTGGGGATGACTCTCATGAACGCGGCCGGTCATCAGGCGGTAGTTGGTACGTCGGGCGCCGTCGCCTCCCGTCTTGAGGAGATCCAGTTCGATCTTGGCGAGGGGCCGAGCCTCGACGCGTCGCGCTGCGACCGCACGGTCGGCAGCGACGACCTCGGCGACGAACTCAAGGACGGGGTGCTGCTGCGCTGGCCGGCTTTCGCCCCGGCCGCGCTGGCTGCTGGGATCAACGCCGTCACGGCGGTCCCGCTCAGCGTCGGCGGCGTCCGGCTCGGCAGCCTGAGCATGTACCGCTCCGCCCCCGGCCGATTCGACGTACAGCAGCAGACGGCCGCACAGGCCTACGGGGGCGCCGCCGTCGTCGTGCTCCTCCATCTGCAGGACCGGACCCCGTCCGTCGACCTCACCCGCGACACCCTGCACCCCGACCTCGGTGCTCCGGTGGCCCACCGCGCCGAGATCCACCAAGCGACGGGCTTCCTCTCCGTCAAAGCCTCGGTCGGCATGACCGAGGCACTGCTGCTCCTGCGCGCCCACGCCTTCGCCGCAGACCGCTCACTGCTCGACGTTGCCCGCGACGTCCTCGCAGGACGGCTGCGCATCCACCCAGAGGAGAGCGAAGATGATTGA